CCACAATTCCAGGTCGCCTCGTGGCGGCCCGCGGTCAGCTCCGAGTCAACCAGCGTCGCCACGCGGCGGCCCGAAAGGTCGTACACCGACAGCACGACGCGGCCGTCGGCGGGCAGGGAGTAGAC
This genomic stretch from bacterium harbors:
- a CDS encoding T9SS type A sorting domain-containing protein, with the protein product VYSLPADGRVVLSVYDLSGRRVATLVDSELTAGRHEATWNCGEVPSGVYLYRLETAAGSLTQRLVVSR